The following proteins are encoded in a genomic region of Arachis ipaensis cultivar K30076 chromosome B02, Araip1.1, whole genome shotgun sequence:
- the LOC107625205 gene encoding protein SLOW GREEN 1, chloroplastic isoform X2, whose amino-acid sequence MFSSVRISRVEIFSYLPVWQFSIPSSASSMESLSSLKPSHHHHQSLLSLNHHHSTTPFSSVPFLSLPSSSSSSSASFRFSPIKASHSPKNPLTHVTQTLNPFFSLILKSACIAAALFLMRLHFNSPALAAAATAAPQPPSSATESSPEDASGEEKISPEKKVSGEENSTVEDLQSLIEAKIRERKFDEAVPMVDRLIEIEPEELDWPLLKAHLRARNNDHAVARNLFEEVLKRDPYNVIALHGLLVAAFELKEPTKDFMPRFEEAVKFLEKEERDSEARDLKLLIAQVKVLEGELSSALKVYEDLVTKEPKDFRPYLCKGVVYTMMKKKDEAERQFEKFRELVPEDHHHKDYFEDNANVFLQKLEQKKEAALKRLQCMVGSYCAYSSYSLVALLAQL is encoded by the exons ATGTTCTCATCGGTGAGAATCTCTCGGGTTGAGATATTTAGTTATTTACCGGTTTGGCAGTTCTCAATTCCCAGTTCAGCCTCATCCATGGAGTCTCTCTCTTCCCTGAAACCCTCTCATCACCACCACCAATCCCTTCTCTCTCTTAATCACCACCATTCAACAACACCATTCTCTTCCGTTCCTTTCCTTTCTCTAccatcttcctcctcttcctcttccgcTTCCTTTCGATTTTCACCCATCAAAGCCTCACACTCACCCAAAAACCCATTAACCCACGTGacccaaacactaaacccctTCTTCTCACTCATCCTCAAATCAGCATGCATCGCAGCTGCATTGTTCCTCATGCGCCTTCACTTCAATTCTCCCGCCCTCGCCGCTGCCGCTACAGCCGCACCGCAACCACCATCTTCCGCGACGGAATCCTCTCCGGAAGATGCCTCCGGCGAAGAAAAAATCTCCCCCGAAAAAAAGGTTTCGGGTGAAGAGAACAGCACCGTTGAAGATCTTCAGTCCCTCATCGAAGCAAAGATCAGAGAGCGTAAATTCGACGAAGCGGTTCCGATGGTAGACCGCTTGATTGAAATTGAGCCGGAGGAGCTTGATTGGCCGCTGCTGAAGGCGCACCTGCGTGCCCGCAACAACGACCACGCGGTGGCGCGGAACTTGTTTGAAGAAGTGCTGAAGAGAGACCCTTATAACGTGATTGCGCTTCATGGTCTTCTTGTGGCGGCTTTTGAGTTGAAGGAACCAACGAAGGATTTTATGCCAAGGTTTGAAGAAGCTGTGAAGTTCCTGGAGAAAGAAGAGAGGGATTCTGAGGCAAGGGACTTGAAGCTGCTAATTGCGCAG GTTAAGGTTTTGGAAGGGGAATTATCCAGTGCGCTGAAGGTGTATGAGGATCTTGTGACAAAAGAACCGAAGGATTTTAGGCCTTACTTGTGTAAGGGTGTGGTGTATACTATGATGAAGAAGAAAGATGAAGCTGAAAGACAGTTTGAGAAGTTTAGGGAACTTGTCCCAGAGGATCATCATCACAAAGATTATTTTGAGGACAATGCTAATGTGTTCTTGCAGAAGCTAGAGCAAAAGAAAGAAGCGGCTCTGAAGAG ACTACAGTGTATGGTTGGATCCTATTGTGCTTATTCTAGTTACTCACTGGTGGCTTTACTTGCTCAACTCTGA
- the LOC107625205 gene encoding protein SLOW GREEN 1, chloroplastic isoform X1 codes for MFSSVRISRVEIFSYLPVWQFSIPSSASSMESLSSLKPSHHHHQSLLSLNHHHSTTPFSSVPFLSLPSSSSSSSASFRFSPIKASHSPKNPLTHVTQTLNPFFSLILKSACIAAALFLMRLHFNSPALAAAATAAPQPPSSATESSPEDASGEEKISPEKKVSGEENSTVEDLQSLIEAKIRERKFDEAVPMVDRLIEIEPEELDWPLLKAHLRARNNDHAVARNLFEEVLKRDPYNVIALHGLLVAAFELKEPTKDFMPRFEEAVKFLEKEERDSEARDLKLLIAQVKVLEGELSSALKVYEDLVTKEPKDFRPYLCKGVVYTMMKKKDEAERQFEKFRELVPEDHHHKDYFEDNANVFLQKLEQKKEAALKSMFVGDLLILMTSEGFSSVHYRLQCMVGSYCAYSSYSLVALLAQL; via the exons ATGTTCTCATCGGTGAGAATCTCTCGGGTTGAGATATTTAGTTATTTACCGGTTTGGCAGTTCTCAATTCCCAGTTCAGCCTCATCCATGGAGTCTCTCTCTTCCCTGAAACCCTCTCATCACCACCACCAATCCCTTCTCTCTCTTAATCACCACCATTCAACAACACCATTCTCTTCCGTTCCTTTCCTTTCTCTAccatcttcctcctcttcctcttccgcTTCCTTTCGATTTTCACCCATCAAAGCCTCACACTCACCCAAAAACCCATTAACCCACGTGacccaaacactaaacccctTCTTCTCACTCATCCTCAAATCAGCATGCATCGCAGCTGCATTGTTCCTCATGCGCCTTCACTTCAATTCTCCCGCCCTCGCCGCTGCCGCTACAGCCGCACCGCAACCACCATCTTCCGCGACGGAATCCTCTCCGGAAGATGCCTCCGGCGAAGAAAAAATCTCCCCCGAAAAAAAGGTTTCGGGTGAAGAGAACAGCACCGTTGAAGATCTTCAGTCCCTCATCGAAGCAAAGATCAGAGAGCGTAAATTCGACGAAGCGGTTCCGATGGTAGACCGCTTGATTGAAATTGAGCCGGAGGAGCTTGATTGGCCGCTGCTGAAGGCGCACCTGCGTGCCCGCAACAACGACCACGCGGTGGCGCGGAACTTGTTTGAAGAAGTGCTGAAGAGAGACCCTTATAACGTGATTGCGCTTCATGGTCTTCTTGTGGCGGCTTTTGAGTTGAAGGAACCAACGAAGGATTTTATGCCAAGGTTTGAAGAAGCTGTGAAGTTCCTGGAGAAAGAAGAGAGGGATTCTGAGGCAAGGGACTTGAAGCTGCTAATTGCGCAG GTTAAGGTTTTGGAAGGGGAATTATCCAGTGCGCTGAAGGTGTATGAGGATCTTGTGACAAAAGAACCGAAGGATTTTAGGCCTTACTTGTGTAAGGGTGTGGTGTATACTATGATGAAGAAGAAAGATGAAGCTGAAAGACAGTTTGAGAAGTTTAGGGAACTTGTCCCAGAGGATCATCATCACAAAGATTATTTTGAGGACAATGCTAATGTGTTCTTGCAGAAGCTAGAGCAAAAGAAAGAAGCGGCTCTGAAGAG CATGTTTGTGGGTGATCTACTGATCTTGATGACATCGGAGGGCTTTTCCTCTGTCCATTACAGACTACAGTGTATGGTTGGATCCTATTGTGCTTATTCTAGTTACTCACTGGTGGCTTTACTTGCTCAACTCTGA